Proteins from a genomic interval of Paenibacillus sp. FSL H8-0048:
- a CDS encoding glycoside hydrolase family 88/105 protein, whose amino-acid sequence MSISEAVSTGLSRRIADTFIGQCNEQGEHEYVMERWAYVPGMLLMSVARAGMQHNEPEYLSFMQRHMDSFIGEDGSIRSYSLEEYNLDQINQGKNLFWLYAQTGEQRYAEAAHLLAAQLIGQPRTSEGGFWHKKIYPFQMWLDGLYMASPFLAEYGAVFGRPELIDEAARQLLLIERRTRDPRTGLFYHGWDESREQEWADSSTGLSAHFWSRAMGWYAMAAVDCLEHFPLTHPQRGTVMGIFQRMCGALVEVQDQESGLWYQVLDQAGRKGNYLEATGSCMFVYAMAKALRLRYLEPSFKVAMLNSYEGILKHLVTEDEQGVHLHKICHGAGLSKDRNGSYDYYISEAVVSDVPMGVAPLLLAALEVERYVAGQ is encoded by the coding sequence ATGTCTATATCAGAAGCAGTAAGCACAGGCTTATCCCGCAGAATTGCGGATACCTTCATCGGACAATGCAATGAACAAGGGGAGCACGAGTATGTAATGGAGCGCTGGGCATATGTCCCCGGCATGCTGCTGATGTCAGTGGCCCGGGCGGGAATGCAGCATAACGAGCCTGAGTACCTCTCGTTCATGCAGCGGCATATGGACAGCTTCATCGGGGAGGATGGAAGCATCCGCTCCTATTCGCTGGAGGAATATAACCTGGATCAGATTAATCAGGGCAAGAATCTGTTCTGGCTGTACGCTCAGACGGGTGAGCAGCGCTATGCAGAAGCCGCCCATCTGCTGGCAGCGCAGCTAATCGGACAGCCCCGGACCTCTGAAGGCGGCTTCTGGCATAAAAAAATCTATCCCTTCCAGATGTGGCTGGACGGATTATACATGGCTTCGCCGTTCCTGGCCGAATATGGGGCAGTCTTCGGGCGTCCGGAGCTGATCGATGAAGCTGCCCGTCAGCTGCTGCTGATTGAGCGCAGAACCCGTGATCCGCGTACCGGCCTGTTCTATCACGGCTGGGATGAATCCCGGGAGCAGGAGTGGGCGGATTCCTCCACCGGATTGTCGGCCCATTTCTGGAGCCGGGCGATGGGCTGGTATGCGATGGCCGCCGTGGACTGCCTGGAGCACTTCCCGCTGACCCATCCGCAGCGCGGAACGGTGATGGGGATTTTTCAGCGGATGTGCGGTGCGCTGGTTGAGGTGCAGGATCAGGAGAGCGGCCTCTGGTATCAGGTGCTGGATCAGGCGGGACGCAAGGGCAACTACCTCGAAGCGACAGGCTCCTGCATGTTCGTCTATGCGATGGCCAAAGCCCTGCGGCTGCGTTATCTGGAGCCTTCCTTCAAGGTGGCGATGCTAAACAGCTATGAGGGAATCCTTAAGCATCTGGTGACCGAAGATGAACAAGGCGTTCATCTGCACAAGATCTGCCATGGGGCCGGGCTCAGTAAGGACCGCAACGGCTCCTACGACTACTACATTTCCGAAGCGGTTGTATCAGATGTACCTATGGGTGTAGCGCCGCTGCTGCTGGCTGCTCTTGAAGTGGAAAGGTACGTTGCCGGGCAATAA